In the genome of Coraliomargarita algicola, one region contains:
- a CDS encoding DUF5722 domain-containing protein produces MNKRSYLSIFLIVAFHCLNAASPLTIDLSKNVDVTVERTADKALQITTTGDDPQIVLSSKSSTTTSDDSHILAFEYFCPDGVDFLEVFYSKSLNNPNWSQSRQLEGGALPKAEAWQPYSIDLKTGTKGKWTAKDSVIRIDIGRRPGTQIQLRNLLLRAPTQAEQMNAAEAEAIQAKKLATAKSIEAYLHKGNWPERIANISVQSQQIVISGTIQNSSHSSIHLVEYLPHEDPWNTTHGTILSTDTLNGDYEVHLPRFQADGRDRIANRYALAQAHPNGETTTLLSPAMWPTDLSSAAERDIPRLRPANKKGLGGITYKQGIYHDDLGDLGITASTVNIELGNLINLGPKSKIIEYTHQGKLWKFNAAAVHEHDKNIRQLTEMGIVTSAILLVGKNAEALVHPDYNSAGIYSMADVTTQAGSDLYRAVVSFLADRYSRPDKEHGWITHWIVFNEVDYGWIWTNMGETPMATYMDTYEKAMRLTYVEARRFNPTAEVFISLTHHWNYSPADKFKAYPPRALLDRLADYSKVSGDYQWAIAYHPYPQSLLKPRTWEDTKATNYFDSPMITPKNIEVLDAYLSQDRFLYKKKKRTIVLSEQGYHTPDYSQKSMKDKAAAIAYTWAKIMPLDSIESFHYHRWVDHPMEGGLKVGLRTLPSKEHPFGIRKEPAFSVYSALETPAEASTTAPFKSVIGIEDWTEVQVSKDTIKANQY; encoded by the coding sequence ATGAATAAGCGCTCCTACCTCAGCATCTTCTTAATCGTAGCATTTCACTGCCTCAACGCAGCAAGCCCACTCACAATCGACCTATCGAAAAACGTCGACGTGACTGTGGAGCGCACCGCCGACAAGGCACTGCAAATCACAACCACTGGCGACGACCCACAGATTGTGCTGTCTTCCAAGAGTTCGACAACAACCTCCGACGACAGTCATATCCTCGCCTTCGAATACTTTTGCCCCGACGGAGTCGACTTCCTTGAGGTCTTCTATTCCAAAAGCTTAAATAACCCCAACTGGAGCCAAAGCCGTCAACTCGAAGGCGGCGCGTTGCCCAAAGCCGAAGCATGGCAGCCCTACTCCATTGATCTAAAAACTGGCACCAAAGGTAAATGGACAGCCAAAGACAGTGTCATTCGCATCGACATCGGCCGCAGACCGGGCACGCAAATACAATTGCGCAATCTACTGCTGCGCGCACCCACCCAAGCAGAGCAAATGAACGCCGCCGAGGCCGAAGCCATTCAAGCAAAAAAGCTAGCCACCGCCAAATCCATCGAAGCCTACCTCCACAAAGGAAATTGGCCCGAGCGCATCGCGAATATTTCCGTTCAGAGCCAGCAGATCGTCATTTCAGGCACGATTCAGAATTCGTCGCACAGCTCCATCCACTTAGTCGAATATCTTCCGCATGAAGATCCGTGGAATACGACTCACGGCACGATCCTAAGTACGGACACTCTCAATGGCGACTACGAGGTCCACCTCCCCCGCTTTCAGGCTGATGGCCGCGACCGCATCGCCAATCGCTATGCACTCGCACAAGCGCATCCAAACGGCGAAACCACGACACTGCTCAGCCCAGCCATGTGGCCCACCGACCTGAGCTCTGCCGCCGAACGCGACATCCCGCGCCTCAGACCTGCCAACAAAAAAGGTCTCGGCGGTATCACTTATAAACAAGGCATTTACCATGACGATCTCGGCGATCTGGGCATTACCGCATCCACCGTCAACATCGAGCTCGGCAACCTGATCAACCTCGGCCCGAAATCAAAAATCATCGAATACACACACCAAGGTAAGCTCTGGAAATTCAACGCCGCTGCCGTCCACGAGCACGACAAAAACATTCGTCAGCTCACCGAAATGGGCATCGTCACCAGCGCCATCTTACTCGTCGGTAAAAATGCCGAGGCTCTCGTGCACCCCGACTACAATAGCGCCGGCATCTACTCGATGGCCGATGTCACTACACAAGCAGGCAGCGACCTTTATCGAGCCGTCGTCTCTTTCCTAGCCGATCGCTACAGCCGCCCCGACAAAGAGCATGGCTGGATCACCCACTGGATCGTCTTCAACGAAGTCGATTATGGCTGGATCTGGACCAACATGGGCGAGACTCCAATGGCCACCTACATGGACACCTACGAGAAGGCCATGCGCCTCACCTACGTCGAGGCCCGTCGCTTCAATCCCACGGCAGAAGTCTTCATCTCGCTAACTCATCACTGGAACTACAGCCCCGCAGACAAATTCAAAGCCTACCCACCCCGCGCGTTACTAGACCGCTTGGCAGACTACTCCAAAGTCAGCGGCGATTACCAATGGGCGATCGCCTATCATCCCTATCCGCAAAGCCTATTAAAACCACGCACCTGGGAAGATACCAAGGCAACTAACTACTTCGACTCCCCAATGATTACCCCTAAGAATATTGAGGTTCTCGACGCCTACCTCAGCCAAGACCGCTTTCTTTATAAGAAAAAAAAGCGCACCATCGTTCTGTCAGAACAAGGCTACCACACGCCCGACTACAGTCAGAAATCAATGAAGGACAAGGCCGCCGCGATCGCTTACACATGGGCAAAAATCATGCCCCTCGATTCTATCGAAAGTTTTCACTACCACCGCTGGGTCGACCACCCAATGGAAGGCGGACTCAAAGTCGGACTCCGCACACTGCCCAGCAAAGAACACCCCTTTGGCATCCGCAAGGAACCCGCCTTCAGTGTTTACTCCGCACTCGAAACACCCGCAGAAGCCAGCACCACCGCCCCCTTCAAATCCGTAATAGGCATTGAAGATTGGACCGAAGTGCAAGTCTCGAAAGACACGATCAAAGCCAATCAATACTAA
- a CDS encoding glycoside hydrolase family 3 C-terminal domain-containing protein, translating to MGSRSQRWNERLGIGPFMATNGPRGPRPSGWRPPNRVESEENRLNGNHGPVSPTALTIASSWDKNVMFEAGKQWAHLTKEYGLNAIWGPGVNIIKDNRAGRNSEYASEDPFLTGYQGVHITHGLQSEGVIANAKHFVGNNWEAGRQSHNVTIPTRPLRELYLPAFRMCVKEGDVWSIMAGYNQLNNEWMSSSKTLLLDIARNEWGFKGFFVSDWGAYFDPAQAIKNGLNAELPGNRRMTQIAIELALKSGSLTMADIDARLMESTMLKLKNLSYFGDETPSGYHFPDFQKMMFRAGTEGAVLLKNEGSTLPLKKGQKVALIGPFSDNRDLTVGNQGSSTVYDSYGITLADSFRARGIDFTVSEGCNGAYWNEWPQFAYDFPCKIEFFNGLELEGPVIHSVEADKLDISNIVPGPAAYSTEGINGKAFLTNGRERVKIGSIENAKEGWTITCWLKWDEQFLNPNAALMHLWANDNNYADVRSSGLMVRQGEHSALNTKNWDDMNRKWTPVALVSDGETLQLYRNGEPLASVELSEPITDFNYYIGGARVGGARSLAIVVDDLRTWNQALSHEQIAQIATRVFDSAAAADRVYDFEDPREFAKVKDGIPGLKNMFQASVRATGQIDIPQAGKYMFKVNTHCAVSIRINGHEIYRQWDEQAGEGTEKVFWHTFEKAGVQDVIVEAATKGGRFVGRLAVSYAPPPPEGTDLFKAARVNAAAADVAVVCVGVGQRFNIGDDLKSEDPATRGRRISIQGENSDRSQYELPSWQAELIQEVVKANPHTVVVLFTAGGVEMNSWEAQTPAIMEVFHPGSEGGNIISALLYGDVNPSGKLTISWPYRAKDLPYNGSNGHYRDTVNEFGYRYFDANNINVRYPFGFGLSYTTFDYQDLRVKQSSDPLYPYIATVSIKNTVTVTGKEVVQIYASDLESSIEQPVKELAGFAKLDLHPGEVKTVDIPLHWTAFSFFDVASNRWIQEPGTHKITAARSATQPEKEVVIKVNN from the coding sequence ATGGGCTCCCGCTCGCAGCGCTGGAACGAGCGACTCGGAATCGGCCCCTTTATGGCCACCAACGGCCCACGCGGTCCGCGGCCCTCCGGATGGCGTCCGCCGAATCGTGTAGAGAGCGAGGAAAACCGTTTGAATGGCAACCATGGCCCCGTCTCTCCGACCGCCCTAACAATTGCTTCGTCATGGGACAAGAATGTGATGTTTGAAGCAGGCAAACAATGGGCACATCTGACAAAAGAATACGGCCTCAACGCAATCTGGGGCCCCGGAGTCAACATCATCAAGGACAACCGCGCTGGACGAAATTCTGAATACGCAAGCGAAGACCCTTTCCTAACTGGCTACCAAGGTGTACACATTACCCACGGGCTACAATCGGAAGGTGTAATTGCCAATGCAAAGCACTTTGTCGGGAATAACTGGGAAGCAGGTCGCCAATCGCATAATGTCACGATCCCAACGCGTCCACTGCGAGAACTCTACCTGCCCGCTTTTCGAATGTGCGTAAAAGAAGGTGATGTCTGGAGTATCATGGCTGGCTATAACCAGTTAAACAACGAATGGATGAGCTCCAGTAAAACACTGCTATTGGATATAGCCCGTAATGAGTGGGGCTTCAAAGGCTTCTTTGTGTCGGACTGGGGTGCCTATTTCGACCCAGCCCAGGCGATCAAAAATGGGCTCAATGCAGAATTGCCAGGCAATCGCAGAATGACACAAATTGCCATCGAATTAGCACTGAAGAGTGGTTCCCTAACGATGGCAGACATTGATGCCCGCTTGATGGAAAGCACAATGCTAAAGCTCAAAAACTTGTCCTATTTCGGAGATGAAACTCCTTCAGGCTACCACTTCCCGGACTTTCAAAAAATGATGTTCCGAGCCGGCACCGAAGGCGCTGTGCTACTCAAAAATGAAGGCTCGACCCTTCCACTAAAGAAAGGTCAAAAAGTCGCGTTAATCGGTCCTTTTTCTGATAATCGCGATCTAACTGTCGGGAATCAAGGGAGCAGCACTGTTTACGATAGCTATGGCATCACGCTCGCGGACTCTTTCCGAGCCCGCGGTATCGACTTCACGGTGTCAGAAGGCTGTAATGGAGCTTATTGGAATGAATGGCCACAGTTCGCCTACGACTTCCCTTGCAAAATTGAGTTCTTTAACGGCCTCGAACTGGAAGGTCCCGTCATCCACTCGGTCGAAGCGGATAAGCTAGACATTTCAAACATAGTTCCTGGACCGGCTGCTTACTCCACCGAAGGAATCAACGGCAAAGCATTCCTTACCAACGGACGTGAACGTGTCAAAATCGGCTCTATCGAAAATGCCAAGGAGGGCTGGACGATTACCTGCTGGTTGAAGTGGGACGAGCAGTTCTTAAATCCGAACGCCGCGCTCATGCATCTTTGGGCAAACGATAATAACTACGCCGATGTGCGCAGTAGTGGCTTGATGGTTCGTCAAGGCGAGCATTCAGCGCTCAATACTAAAAATTGGGACGACATGAACCGCAAATGGACTCCAGTTGCTTTGGTTTCGGATGGTGAGACCCTGCAGCTCTATCGTAACGGTGAGCCACTCGCTAGTGTTGAACTCAGTGAGCCAATAACTGATTTTAATTACTACATTGGTGGTGCTCGTGTCGGCGGCGCTCGCTCGCTGGCAATCGTGGTAGACGATCTACGGACCTGGAATCAAGCTCTCTCGCACGAACAAATTGCTCAGATTGCGACGCGCGTCTTCGACAGCGCAGCAGCGGCAGATCGCGTCTATGATTTTGAAGATCCAAGAGAGTTTGCCAAAGTCAAGGATGGCATCCCCGGACTGAAGAATATGTTCCAAGCAAGCGTGCGGGCGACTGGTCAAATCGACATCCCGCAAGCAGGCAAGTATATGTTCAAGGTGAACACGCATTGCGCAGTCAGCATTCGAATCAATGGTCACGAAATTTATCGTCAGTGGGACGAGCAGGCTGGCGAAGGCACCGAAAAAGTATTCTGGCACACCTTCGAGAAGGCAGGCGTGCAGGATGTAATCGTTGAGGCGGCAACCAAAGGCGGGCGTTTTGTCGGTCGACTTGCAGTCTCCTATGCGCCCCCTCCTCCAGAGGGGACCGACCTCTTCAAAGCGGCACGTGTCAATGCCGCGGCAGCTGATGTCGCTGTTGTCTGCGTAGGCGTCGGGCAACGATTTAATATTGGAGACGACCTAAAAAGTGAAGATCCTGCCACAAGGGGCCGTCGTATTTCAATACAGGGTGAGAACTCGGACCGCTCGCAATACGAATTGCCCTCATGGCAGGCGGAGTTGATTCAAGAAGTGGTTAAGGCGAATCCGCACACCGTCGTTGTGCTCTTCACTGCTGGCGGCGTGGAAATGAACAGCTGGGAAGCGCAGACACCTGCCATCATGGAGGTGTTTCACCCCGGATCAGAGGGCGGCAATATCATATCCGCCCTCCTCTACGGCGATGTCAACCCATCGGGCAAGCTGACGATCTCCTGGCCCTACAGAGCTAAAGATCTCCCTTACAACGGATCGAACGGACACTATCGAGATACCGTCAATGAGTTTGGTTACCGCTACTTTGATGCCAACAATATCAATGTGCGCTACCCCTTTGGATTCGGATTGAGCTACACCACCTTTGACTATCAGGACCTCAGAGTGAAACAATCCTCCGACCCTTTGTATCCGTATATCGCTACAGTCTCGATCAAAAATACCGTTACTGTCACAGGTAAGGAGGTCGTCCAAATTTACGCATCCGACCTCGAATCCAGTATTGAACAGCCAGTCAAGGAGCTGGCTGGATTTGCCAAGCTAGATCTCCACCCCGGCGAAGTTAAAACGGTCGACATCCCACTGCACTGGACAGCCTTCTCCTTTTTTGATGTCGCCTCCAATAGATGGATTCAGGAACCGGGCACTCACAAGATAACCGCTGCACGGTCAGCAACACAGCCAGAAAAAGAAGTTGTGATCAAAGTAAACAATTAA
- a CDS encoding alpha-L-rhamnosidase C-terminal domain-containing protein: protein MRYHTQLLKPSKLFHPPAVALILGYSLLLPNEMFASSAHLVEESPVEIVLSDNGTILVDFGKVSFGNIELRPAPGKEGRITVHFGEDFKDGGVNRKPPGSVRYKAATVELNGQTSIVVAPEADKRNTKTMPPPHATAILTPEEWGVILPFRWVEIEGWPAAFSSDSIVRRSAFSKNWDDFAADFISSNDLLNQIWELCKYSIKATTFASVYVDGDRERTPYEADAYLNQLSHYYVDHDKQMARDTFDHFFTHPTWPTEWASHLVFMLHADYMETGDQQWLEENYERTKSKLLLERRGEDNLIHSVRGQMRPDLVDWPPSERDEFVFTERNTVINAFHLRSLKLMEFLAKAQGKTAEAAEYTALYANGLAAFQAAFFDEEKGIYLDGVHTEHSSSHANFFPLAFGLVPEEHQQSVSDWVANRGMRCSVYAAQYFIEALFEYGNAQAAFDIMLADNDRSWKHMVNTGTTISYEAWDQKYKPNQDWNHAWGAAPANLIPRFILGVHSMEPGFVKARIRPYSVSPLNRAMGKVPTPLGPVEVRVRNTPEMPFALSVYIPQGMTAQVEVPLPGGAGGIRYNGKATKSQKVDDFAVVEIGEGIHHLETIRMVQKIITAPKPSTSTTHTSALGTN, encoded by the coding sequence ATGCGTTACCATACTCAGTTACTAAAGCCTTCGAAGCTTTTTCACCCCCCTGCTGTTGCCCTCATACTGGGCTACTCTCTACTGCTGCCAAATGAGATGTTCGCGAGCTCGGCGCACTTGGTCGAAGAGTCGCCCGTCGAGATAGTTCTGTCGGACAATGGCACTATTCTGGTCGATTTTGGCAAAGTCTCATTTGGAAACATCGAACTTCGACCTGCACCCGGCAAAGAGGGAAGGATTACAGTGCATTTCGGTGAAGACTTCAAGGATGGAGGTGTCAATCGCAAGCCGCCCGGGTCGGTTCGCTATAAGGCGGCAACTGTCGAATTGAATGGGCAAACGTCCATCGTCGTCGCCCCCGAAGCTGATAAACGCAATACAAAGACAATGCCTCCACCACATGCGACTGCGATTCTAACACCCGAAGAATGGGGCGTGATCCTTCCTTTCCGATGGGTCGAGATCGAAGGATGGCCCGCAGCCTTCAGCAGTGACTCGATCGTGCGACGGTCCGCGTTCTCGAAGAATTGGGATGACTTCGCTGCGGACTTCATCTCGTCCAACGATTTGCTCAACCAAATTTGGGAACTGTGCAAGTATTCAATCAAAGCAACGACTTTCGCGAGTGTTTATGTGGATGGCGATCGTGAACGCACTCCCTACGAGGCAGATGCCTATCTAAATCAATTGAGCCATTATTATGTAGATCACGATAAACAAATGGCGCGTGACACCTTCGATCATTTCTTTACCCACCCCACATGGCCGACTGAATGGGCTTCACATTTGGTTTTTATGCTGCACGCGGATTACATGGAGACTGGCGACCAACAGTGGCTAGAAGAGAACTATGAGAGAACGAAGAGCAAGCTACTGTTGGAGCGACGTGGAGAGGATAACCTGATCCACAGTGTTCGCGGACAAATGCGTCCCGATCTAGTGGATTGGCCCCCTTCCGAACGTGATGAGTTCGTTTTTACTGAGCGAAATACTGTGATCAATGCCTTTCACTTACGCTCGTTGAAACTTATGGAATTCTTGGCCAAGGCACAGGGTAAAACCGCAGAAGCGGCAGAATACACGGCACTCTACGCAAATGGCTTAGCGGCCTTTCAAGCTGCTTTCTTCGACGAAGAAAAAGGCATCTATTTAGACGGGGTGCACACCGAACACAGTTCTTCGCACGCAAATTTCTTTCCACTCGCCTTCGGCCTAGTTCCAGAAGAACACCAACAGTCTGTTTCAGATTGGGTCGCAAACCGCGGCATGCGCTGCTCCGTCTATGCGGCTCAGTATTTCATTGAAGCATTGTTCGAATACGGAAATGCACAGGCAGCCTTTGATATAATGTTGGCGGATAATGACCGTAGCTGGAAACACATGGTCAACACCGGAACTACCATTTCCTACGAGGCCTGGGATCAAAAGTACAAGCCGAATCAAGACTGGAATCATGCTTGGGGTGCGGCACCCGCCAACCTCATCCCTCGCTTTATTCTGGGAGTTCATTCTATGGAACCGGGCTTTGTTAAGGCACGGATTCGACCCTACTCGGTATCACCTTTGAATCGAGCGATGGGTAAAGTTCCAACTCCACTTGGCCCAGTCGAAGTCCGCGTGCGCAATACGCCTGAAATGCCGTTCGCGCTCTCAGTCTACATTCCGCAAGGAATGACCGCGCAAGTCGAAGTGCCACTCCCCGGTGGAGCGGGGGGTATTCGATACAATGGAAAAGCGACCAAGAGCCAGAAAGTCGATGATTTCGCTGTGGTCGAAATTGGCGAAGGTATCCATCATTTAGAAACGATCCGAATGGTTCAAAAAATCATTACCGCACCGAAGCCATCCACAAGCACGACACACACATCCGCACTAGGCACCAACTAG
- a CDS encoding SGNH/GDSL hydrolase family protein, protein MIQFGHNDSHAKGRPESTDAATDYRDNLVRFIQEAQAADIEPILVTPVRRRTFKEGQLTTELSPYRDGMYAVAEAEGVKLIDLHELSGQLYTDLGEAGSEAFTPNFVDHADRPGSMDRTHFTETGATAMAALVAKE, encoded by the coding sequence TTGATTCAGTTTGGGCATAATGATTCACACGCCAAAGGGCGGCCGGAATCGACCGATGCCGCGACGGATTATCGAGACAATCTGGTTCGTTTCATTCAGGAAGCACAGGCCGCCGATATCGAACCGATTCTGGTCACGCCTGTGCGCCGGCGCACCTTTAAGGAGGGCCAGTTGACGACTGAGCTTTCCCCGTATCGGGATGGGATGTATGCCGTGGCCGAGGCCGAAGGTGTCAAGCTGATCGATTTACACGAACTTAGCGGACAACTTTACACCGATTTGGGGGAGGCAGGCTCGGAAGCCTTTACGCCGAATTTTGTCGATCACGCCGATCGCCCCGGTTCGATGGACCGCACACATTTCACAGAAACCGGCGCGACTGCGATGGCGGCATTGGTCGCGAAAGAGTAA
- a CDS encoding IclR family transcriptional regulator: MPSVSTLVKSLNLLEAVYTSRKGIGTRALAKKLGLNAATVHNIARTFCDEGYLEQDPESKVFTPGMRVMQLGRHPSFRNSLTLTASPTVHRVAEQLDESVLLGAIEHGRIVNLIYIPSTQALRAREPEDVSDQSYCTAFGKVLLASLSPEDLGTYLKQTELKPYTARTLVDANALRRELARVEKQGYAKTIDECCEGISAVAVPIRNPWGEVTASIGASAPTLRMKKKGQFERSLDCLQDAAREIEALWYKPIA; encoded by the coding sequence ATGCCATCCGTCAGCACACTCGTCAAAAGCTTAAACCTACTGGAAGCCGTCTATACCTCCAGAAAGGGAATCGGCACGCGTGCGCTGGCGAAGAAGCTCGGTCTGAATGCGGCCACCGTTCACAACATCGCGCGGACCTTTTGCGACGAGGGCTATCTGGAACAGGATCCTGAGAGCAAAGTCTTCACCCCCGGCATGCGCGTCATGCAACTGGGCCGACATCCAAGTTTCCGCAACTCTCTGACGCTAACGGCGAGTCCCACAGTGCATCGTGTCGCCGAACAACTGGACGAGAGCGTTCTATTGGGTGCCATCGAACATGGGCGCATCGTCAACCTGATCTATATTCCGAGCACTCAAGCACTGCGGGCGCGGGAGCCTGAAGACGTGAGTGACCAGTCCTACTGCACCGCCTTTGGCAAAGTGCTGCTCGCTTCCTTATCGCCAGAAGACCTAGGCACCTATTTAAAACAGACCGAACTGAAACCGTATACGGCGCGCACTTTGGTCGATGCCAATGCACTGCGCCGCGAGCTGGCACGCGTCGAAAAGCAAGGTTATGCCAAAACCATCGACGAATGCTGCGAAGGCATCAGCGCCGTAGCCGTTCCGATCCGCAATCCTTGGGGCGAAGTCACGGCCAGTATCGGCGCCAGCGCCCCCACCCTGCGCATGAAGAAAAAGGGACAGTTCGAACGCAGCTTGGACTGCCTCCAAGACGCTGCACGCGAAATCGAAGCTCTGTGGTATAAGCCGATCGCGTAG
- a CDS encoding L-fucose/L-arabinose isomerase family protein, which translates to MNTSEHTNAAPSVARIRPLKARVGLLGIGHHIYWPQFDGLLDEIHRKIGVLQGLIENNEVEVANFGMIDNAQVAYDAIPTIKAADIDLLFVDMATYGTSSTFGVLCREINVPIVLVALQPLEAMDYPNGTTYMQLCNDDFCSVPEFTGVAIRFGRKAPPVILGHENNDPIALEEINKWCRIAKVLHSLRTSRIGLMGHVLESMLDMHTDPTALTASFGPHVVAVEPEDLFKHYESPDQAAVARWKQQILEFFDTPDPKSDPLTEKLTDQDLENAAKAGVALEGLIKDKNIDGFAYYYEAKPGSELRTLVTNLIVANSLLTGGGFPMCGEYDLKTCIAMMIMDRLDIGGSFAEFHPIDFQQDSVLVGHDGPHHINIAANKPVIRSLKKYHGKPGSGAGVEFQIKTGPITMLSIGQTAAGKFKFIIAEGESADRPIPPTGNTNTHGVFKPDVRTFLKRWCTEGPTHHFALGIGHHADTLIEIAEALNIEYTVTTP; encoded by the coding sequence ATGAATACATCCGAGCACACAAACGCTGCACCCTCCGTTGCACGCATCCGACCACTCAAGGCCCGCGTTGGCCTACTCGGCATCGGCCACCACATTTACTGGCCTCAGTTCGACGGACTGCTCGACGAGATACACCGCAAGATCGGAGTGCTGCAAGGCCTGATTGAAAACAACGAAGTCGAGGTGGCCAACTTCGGCATGATCGACAACGCACAGGTCGCCTATGACGCCATCCCGACAATCAAAGCAGCCGATATCGACCTGCTCTTCGTCGACATGGCGACCTACGGCACCTCCTCCACTTTCGGCGTGCTCTGTCGCGAGATCAATGTGCCCATCGTACTGGTCGCGTTGCAACCGCTGGAAGCGATGGACTACCCGAACGGCACCACCTACATGCAGCTCTGCAACGACGACTTCTGCTCCGTCCCGGAATTCACTGGGGTCGCCATTCGCTTCGGACGCAAGGCTCCGCCCGTCATCCTCGGCCACGAGAATAACGACCCCATCGCACTGGAAGAAATCAACAAATGGTGTCGCATCGCCAAGGTGCTCCACAGCCTGCGCACCTCCCGCATCGGACTGATGGGACACGTGCTGGAGTCAATGCTCGACATGCACACCGATCCCACCGCGCTGACCGCCAGCTTTGGCCCACACGTGGTGGCCGTGGAGCCCGAGGATTTGTTCAAGCATTACGAATCCCCCGACCAAGCAGCCGTCGCACGCTGGAAACAGCAAATTCTAGAGTTCTTCGACACCCCCGATCCGAAGTCCGATCCGCTCACTGAAAAGCTAACCGATCAAGACCTGGAAAACGCCGCCAAAGCAGGCGTCGCGCTGGAAGGCCTGATCAAGGACAAGAACATCGACGGTTTTGCCTACTACTACGAAGCCAAGCCCGGATCCGAGCTGCGCACGCTAGTGACGAATCTCATCGTCGCCAACTCACTCCTAACCGGTGGCGGATTCCCCATGTGCGGCGAGTACGACCTCAAGACCTGTATCGCCATGATGATCATGGACCGCCTCGACATCGGCGGCAGTTTCGCGGAGTTCCACCCCATCGACTTTCAACAAGACAGCGTATTGGTCGGCCATGACGGCCCCCACCACATCAACATCGCCGCCAACAAGCCCGTGATTCGCAGTCTAAAGAAATACCACGGCAAACCCGGCAGCGGCGCTGGCGTGGAATTCCAAATCAAGACCGGCCCGATCACCATGCTGAGCATCGGGCAAACCGCAGCAGGCAAATTCAAATTCATCATCGCCGAAGGCGAATCCGCCGACCGTCCCATCCCGCCCACCGGCAACACCAACACCCACGGCGTCTTCAAGCCCGACGTGCGAACCTTCCTCAAGCGCTGGTGCACCGAAGGCCCCACTCACCACTTCGCCCTAGGCATCGGCCACCACGCCGACACCCTAATCGAAATCGCCGAAGCATTGAATATCGAATACACCGTGACGACGCCATAG
- a CDS encoding DUF4437 domain-containing protein — translation MNAADVNWVSDNSDTAAKDGPKVAFLWGGTEAGQLNGSYIKLPAHFSGSIHSRGTQFGAVVIKGQLTHAATDEPLAPGSYFSSKEATLHQVQTNESEVVLYVRANGKYDIAVE, via the coding sequence TTGAACGCCGCCGACGTGAATTGGGTGAGTGACAATTCCGACACCGCAGCCAAAGACGGACCCAAAGTCGCCTTTCTTTGGGGTGGCACCGAAGCGGGCCAACTCAATGGTAGCTATATCAAATTGCCCGCCCATTTTTCCGGAAGCATTCATAGTCGCGGCACACAGTTCGGTGCCGTTGTGATTAAAGGACAGCTCACTCACGCCGCAACGGATGAGCCCTTAGCGCCTGGCAGTTATTTCAGCTCTAAGGAAGCGACATTGCATCAAGTGCAAACGAACGAGAGCGAGGTCGTCCTGTATGTCCGCGCGAATGGCAAATACGACATCGCTGTGGAGTAG